TTATAATTGCAATATAACATTTTAGACTCTAAAAATCTAATAAAGCAAGATGCATTATCCAATTCATaactaattttcttttttccctatTTCTTCAGTCACCAAATGGGATTAATGATTTGAATCTGCAATTACTATTTATTAAAGAAATTCTTAACTTTTGTTAGCAAAAATTCTAAAGAAGTACTAAAGAAATAAAGTTTAATCATATAAATTAAAAACCCATGCAATATATACttacaaaaaaatctttaaatcaattcttCACATTGTTAAAGAAGGGTATGTAAATCGTAAAAGAAAGGGAAAGCAGTGTTTAAATTATCACTTTAAAAGTATAGTTGTAATTAATtacatattaattatattacatATGGCCTTGATGACAGTTTGCTTCCTTGACAATTCTCCAATTGCTATGTGGCATGTTTTTGGCCATCAATATGGTTATCACAGAATATTTTTCACCATTGTTTACCGTATGTTAAATCAATTAATAAGGCAATCATTAAAGTTTCACTGAAGAACTTACAACTAgctgcaagagaaaaaaaataccagtCCTTCACTAAAGGCAGAAGTCTAATCTTTCCTGAAGTTAATAGACTGAGAACTGCAAAAATGTACAGATGTACACTGAAGAGACTATAAGCAGGTATATTTTCCTTGTCTGTGTCTTCGTAATGTTAGAGAAAAAGTTTCACATGGAAAGATCATCAGGACTGAGGTTTATGTGAGGTCAAATTACTTCATAAATCAGATAACAATTAATATTCAGAACAATTTGGGTTATCGTGTATATAGTTTACTACATCCGCCAGGAAAATTATACTCACTAGGTTCAGCGCTGGTGATGTATGAGTCTCTTACAGATTGAGTAGgatcttgaaaaaaaacataccgtATTTAAAGCATATCACAAATAAATTGTCTTTTAGCCATTTAACGTTGTAGCCATTCTATTGAACTATATTGTATTGACTGTATTGTATGCATTGTAGTtttattgtatcattttgttacactgtgctgtgttgattgTTCTAAGCTgatgttgcactgcaatttccctcatgggatcaataaagtaagTAAGTATCATAATGTAACACACCAATGCAAATTAGGGTGCCTGAGATCTAACAAGAAAACAGATATGTATGAAGAGAAATCTGCAATTTAAATTGCTAACACATATTTCAAAACATTATCAATGTGTGTCCTTAGAAAACTATAAATTTTGCTTCATATACATCTAACCATTTTCTTGCTggtttttccaattcagggttgcaggggagccagaacctaCCATGGCAAGCAAAAGCCACAAGGTGGAATATACCATCACAGGGCTGTCTGTatgtcacacagacacacacattcacatttCGGGCCACTTTTACcacaaaccaattaacctacaagtacagtatgttttttgacCATGGGAGGAAACAGAAGAACAcaaaggaaacccacgtgaacacagggggaccatacaaactccacacagatagcaccccaatccagaattaaacccagggttgcattgctgtgaggcagcagtatgAACCATTGTTTCACCATGCTGCTCTGCTTCATGTACAATACGTATTAACACTGTAACGTATCATGGTATAATGCATCATCTTCATAGGGCTGCTTTGCTTTGCATCAAAATCTATGGGTAGGCTTTTCTTTAAGGCATAAAGTACATTTTCTTGCCCAACCTTTGGATAAATCTTACAAAGAGAGGAAATCTTAATCTTTTCCATAGTATCCTTGACTGACAAACGTATGGCTGACTAAAAAAAATATCCTTCACACTTTTTCCTGCAACCAGCTAAGACATTCAACTCTAAGACCAAAAGAGTAACATGAAGCGGCATCTTAACAGTTCACATGGACAGATATTATGTCAATTAAACAAGACTACTCACAAGGGTTTGTGAGCTCCTCAATCCCCTCCACATCTATAGAACAGATAGTTTGTTAATGATTCCAATGACCAATTTGTAATGATCAACAAAAGCTTCATattttcaacaaaacaaaacataagtaAACTTAGGGTATTTTTACACAATCATAATCTAGTGTAGACATAGAGCGAATCAGAACAGAtgtaatataattaatttaattaaactggTTCTTACCCTCTACCTTGATTTTGATGCTGTTGCTTTTCTGTGAGATAATATTTTGTCCCTCTGTTTCTAGTTCAACAGAACAGCTCAGAGAGAATTCATTACTGTTCCCTGTACCCCTGTGTCTCAGAAGATCCCTTCCAGACATATTCAGTACACAGACTTTATACTTTTTCCTATAAACCTCTGAGATGAAAGGTCTTGGATTCGATTCGATGTAGAAAAAGCAGCGTGATGCCCTGTCAGCTTCACAACGAAATTTGGCAAGCTTATCTTTGTGGATGTGTTCCGATTCAGCACGGACATGAAGATTTCCAAATTTGTCTGTGGGAATCAAAGCAGGAGAATTCTCTCATTGATGATTGTATACAAAATGCTCCAATGATAAGAAGCAGACAGTGTTTGTATCTATAAAGAATTTGGTCATTTTCAATAAGgcaattaaacatttaacagtTAAAAGTATGAGATATTTGCAACATTCTTGCTTTGTTGTAATACTTAATTCTTGGAGGCACAAAAAACTTACAAatcaaaaaaaagaaactgatgaTAAGGAACAGTATTCTTTGTGTGCCTTCTTTAACAAAATTTAACAAACATGAACTTTATAGCATTGAAGATCCACTTAATATCTTATTTACCAATGAGTGTTGCGCAGATTTCAAGAATGTTAATTGtaacattaaacaaaaacaaaccactGACTGATTAAGTTAGAACAGGAATAAAGCAtgttatgttattttaaaaacatcagtgcTGTCGTATATATAATTTACAAAATCACAACTTCTGAATCCTTTTTCaagtgattttttaaacaactgtgcatcatttacagcatttagtcacataaaaatgttttggcaTTAGTAAATAAGGATTCAGAGATTCTAATAGATTTGAAATATTACTAATAATGCACAGCCATAGCTACAGTAAGTAGCAAGATAATAGGAAACTTTTCAGCTGGGATTTACAATGAATGaattttataaaaaacaattgtGTGCGAAAGTGCACTACTGTATCAAATTTCAAAATGATAGACAGAACAATACATTTTGAAGCTAAAATCActttttcatatattttatatattttgaatgAAGGATGAAAGTGGTGAAAAAAGTAGATATAGAGAAAATTTGGCTTATaccagattttgttttgttttcaagaaCTCCATTTGTGATggactattaaaaaaaatgtttaaagattaTGAGGTGCAAGAAAAAATCTGTAGTTCATAACTCTCTAAATCGTAAAACCAGCTCTGGCTCCTAAAATAAAAGATCAGTAACTGTAATAGGAATTGTGCAACAAATTACAGTATGATCCTACATTTTATgcaatttcaaatttaaatgacTGAGCAGACTCACCATTCACCTCCAGTTTTTTCATCCCACTCCGTGGTGATTCAACTACTTGATCTTGCTTCATCCTTTCAATAGAACAGCTCAGAAAGACCTCAGCTTTATCTTGATGAGCACTCTTTTCCATCAGCTCCTTCCCAGACATAGAGAACTGACAGAC
This genomic window from Lepisosteus oculatus isolate fLepOcu1 chromosome 2, fLepOcu1.hap2, whole genome shotgun sequence contains:
- the LOC107077060 gene encoding uncharacterized protein isoform X3 gives rise to the protein MLPISLFILFVFGVKVRPGCSDKFGNLHVRAESEHIHKDKLAKFRCEADRASRCFFYIESNPRPFISEVYRKKYKVCVLNMSGRDLLRHRGTGNSNEFSLSCSVELETEGQNIISQKSNSIKIKVEDVEGIEELTNPYPTQSVRDSYITSAEPRQPDNHLIWIVSGGLLFLVAAIVLTFCFFKHKRNKGDSRRASEQHGNNSNCAVYETINKEHQTSMQLGEEESFVFYATVKHDKYPHKLAQKAELTDKCVYSTVVRH
- the LOC107077060 gene encoding uncharacterized protein isoform X2, which produces MLPISLFILFVFGVKVRPGCSDLLAIPQIIVDPEQINKGDDVKLRCEAERGIRCHFYTNQSSDPFRSVNYKSGVCQFSMSGKELMEKSAHQDKAEVFLSCSIERMKQDQVVESPRSGMKKLEVNDKFGNLHVRAESEHIHKDKLAKFRCEADRASRCFFYIESNPRPFISEVYRKKYKVCVLNMSGRDLLRHRGTGNSNEFSLSCSVELETEGQNIISQKSNSIKIKVEDVEGIEELTNPYPTQSVRDSYITSAEPRQPDNHLIWIVSGGLLFLVAAIVLTFCFFKHKRNKGDSRRASEQHGNNSNCAVYETINKEHQTSMLGEEESFVFYATVKHDKYPHKLAQKAELTDKCVYSTVVRH
- the LOC107077060 gene encoding uncharacterized protein isoform X1 yields the protein MLPISLFILFVFGVKVRPGCSDLLAIPQIIVDPEQINKGDDVKLRCEAERGIRCHFYTNQSSDPFRSVNYKSGVCQFSMSGKELMEKSAHQDKAEVFLSCSIERMKQDQVVESPRSGMKKLEVNDKFGNLHVRAESEHIHKDKLAKFRCEADRASRCFFYIESNPRPFISEVYRKKYKVCVLNMSGRDLLRHRGTGNSNEFSLSCSVELETEGQNIISQKSNSIKIKVEDVEGIEELTNPYPTQSVRDSYITSAEPRQPDNHLIWIVSGGLLFLVAAIVLTFCFFKHKRNKGDSRRASEQHGNNSNCAVYETINKEHQTSMQLGEEESFVFYATVKHDKYPHKLAQKAELTDKCVYSTVVRH